In Synechococcus sp. RS9909, one genomic interval encodes:
- a CDS encoding TA system VapC family ribonuclease toxin yields MSGRADLPDLNVWLALATADHKHHDHAVAYWEGEAAEQVLFCTVTALGLVRLVSQAKVMGAAVKSARDASELLRAFCQLEGVGMATPTSNGWDVFHQLMAGGNHPARLCTDTYLAALAISNGWRLVSFDRDFDRFAGLERLLLA; encoded by the coding sequence ATGAGCGGCCGCGCAGACCTGCCAGACCTCAACGTGTGGCTGGCACTGGCGACAGCCGATCACAAGCACCACGATCATGCGGTGGCCTACTGGGAGGGCGAAGCCGCTGAACAGGTGCTGTTCTGCACGGTGACAGCCCTGGGCCTCGTGCGCCTGGTGAGCCAAGCGAAGGTGATGGGCGCCGCGGTGAAAAGCGCCCGGGATGCCTCTGAGCTTCTGCGAGCGTTCTGCCAACTCGAGGGAGTGGGGATGGCGACACCGACGAGCAATGGCTGGGATGTCTTCCATCAGCTGATGGCAGGGGGCAACCACCCGGCCCGCCTCTGCACCGACACCTACCTGGCAGCGCTGGCCATCAGCAATGGCTGGCGGCTTGTGAGCTTTGATCGCGACTTCGATCGCTTCGCTGGCCTCGAACGACTCCTTCTGGCCTGA
- a CDS encoding N-acetylmuramoyl-L-alanine amidase → MAPTLYLHWTATGYDWIRPGRYHAIIGGDGRVHRLHAYSVDLPAHTYARNSNSVALSCACMGGIPDPWTQPPTPSQLQALCEEAAAIARSWGWSAEDITIRTVMTHAEAASNRDGRVMHDNYGPVIWGGTGERWDLLQLEKNGPSDGGDQLRARIRAILAGSDGVPPAAPAGQPAGSPLQFRGSTTIQARGEALTVQSDAHGTSWALVSDLLALYGIAYAWDANGRRVLIGALDVAPTYRDDSVQASVGWPLFTMTLETASAPVILTGIVRPSDAGDRAWCRVVEFAEEFGITVRFEPLELGERRGG, encoded by the coding sequence ATGGCTCCCACTCTTTATCTGCATTGGACCGCCACCGGTTACGACTGGATTCGGCCCGGCCGCTACCACGCGATCATCGGCGGGGATGGCCGGGTGCATCGGCTCCATGCCTACAGCGTCGATCTGCCGGCCCACACCTACGCCCGCAACAGCAACAGCGTCGCCCTTTCCTGCGCCTGCATGGGCGGCATCCCCGATCCCTGGACCCAGCCGCCGACGCCATCGCAGCTGCAAGCGCTCTGCGAGGAAGCGGCCGCCATTGCCCGCAGCTGGGGCTGGAGCGCTGAAGACATCACGATCCGCACGGTGATGACCCACGCGGAAGCCGCCTCCAACCGCGACGGCCGCGTCATGCACGACAACTACGGCCCCGTGATCTGGGGCGGCACCGGCGAGCGTTGGGATCTGCTGCAGCTCGAGAAGAACGGCCCCAGCGATGGCGGTGATCAGCTGCGCGCCCGCATCCGCGCCATCCTCGCTGGCAGCGATGGTGTGCCTCCGGCAGCGCCGGCGGGGCAGCCTGCCGGGTCGCCGCTGCAGTTCCGTGGCAGCACCACGATTCAGGCCCGCGGTGAGGCGCTCACGGTGCAGAGCGATGCCCATGGCACCTCCTGGGCCCTGGTGTCTGATTTGCTCGCGCTTTACGGCATCGCCTACGCCTGGGATGCCAATGGCCGCCGCGTCTTGATCGGTGCCCTCGATGTCGCCCCTACCTACCGCGACGATTCCGTGCAGGCGTCGGTGGGCTGGCCCCTGTTCACCATGACCCTGGAAACCGCCAGCGCCCCGGTGATCCTCACCGGCATCGTCCGCCCCTCCGACGCGGGCGATCGCGCCTGGTGCCGCGTGGTGGAATTCGCCGAGGAGTTCGGCATCACCGTGCGCTTCGAGCCTCTGGAGCTGGGCGAACGGCGCGGCGGCTGA
- a CDS encoding type II toxin-antitoxin system ParD family antitoxin encodes MSIREDQHAFAKALVSAGRFPSLSAVLQQGLELLQQQEADAQADRAALRVLLQQRSEGDFISADQLRARLAAQSR; translated from the coding sequence GTGTCTATTCGTGAGGATCAGCATGCCTTTGCCAAAGCGTTGGTGAGTGCTGGTCGCTTTCCGTCCTTGAGTGCTGTGCTGCAGCAGGGTCTTGAGCTTTTGCAGCAGCAGGAGGCTGATGCCCAGGCCGATCGAGCCGCTTTGCGAGTCTTGCTCCAGCAGCGATCCGAAGGGGATTTCATCTCTGCCGATCAACTGCGGGCCAGGTTGGCGGCGCAGTCTCGATGA
- a CDS encoding type II toxin-antitoxin system RelE/ParE family toxin, producing the protein MSEAPWSVVFAAEAINDLLLITEYLTQSYCGFGEPPAEANRHAQVRIEAIIAAAERLATAPFRRECHDDLLPGLRHLALDRADYWFRPRSEQRDIQVLAVFFGGQDHQRRMLVRLLQNSSEV; encoded by the coding sequence ATGAGTGAAGCTCCGTGGTCGGTGGTCTTCGCTGCAGAGGCGATCAACGATCTGCTGCTGATCACCGAGTACCTCACGCAGTCCTACTGCGGTTTTGGAGAGCCACCGGCTGAAGCCAATCGGCACGCCCAGGTGCGCATCGAGGCGATCATCGCTGCTGCCGAACGGCTGGCCACCGCTCCCTTCCGCAGAGAATGTCACGACGATCTGCTGCCTGGCCTTCGCCATCTGGCATTGGATCGCGCGGACTATTGGTTTCGTCCACGTTCTGAGCAGCGAGACATCCAGGTGTTGGCCGTGTTCTTTGGGGGCCAGGATCATCAGCGTCGGATGTTGGTGCGCCTGCTGCAAAACAGTTCCGAGGTCTGA